A stretch of DNA from Spirosoma endbachense:
GTTCAGTAAAATTTGGCCGCCGGCCCAGAATTTGGGCAATACGGTCAAATTCGTCGGGCAGGAGGCCCAGTTTACGGGCGGTTTCAAGCGAGGGTAGCGATTCGGTAGCGTCCACGGGAAGATTAATTGTTGACTGGTTGCGTAGTTGAGTACGAGCTGTTTAGCCGTCAAAGGGTCAACCAGCGAACCATTCATGTAATGAAATGACTCCTCAAAATTACGGCTTTTGCCGGAAAATGGCCCGGTATGGGTTGACAAATCTCAAAAGGGTTGTATATTTGCACCCAGAAAGAGAGATGGCAGAGTGGTCGATTGCGTCGGTCTTGAAAACCGAAGACTGTCACAGGTCCGGGGGTTCGAATCCCTCTCTCTCTGCAAAAGAAAAATTAAAGCACTCACAATCAGCGATTTGAGTGCTTTTTTTTATTTTCAAATATCGCTTTTTTTGAATTCAAAATCTGTAATCGCTGACCGCATTTTTATAATTTGCTGTTATTCAGCTAGTTATTATGTATCCTGACACGTTTAATGTATTCTTACTGATGTTACGCCACCTTTTGGATGGCTGGTTTAATTTTGAGTATGCAGACAACCCTCGACCTCTATACTGACTACTTACTTAGTAGTTTTGGCCAGACTACCGCGACTGGCTTGTCACGGCTGACNNNNNNNNNNCTAGCTAGCTAGCNNNNNNNNNNACCCATAAATGTTTACCTATAAAACCAGGTGATTTCATAGGACCGTGCGGGTTTACCCCAGCTTTCGCCGGGCTATCCCCCAGTATGAGGCAGGTTGCTTACGCGTTACGCACCCGTTTGCCACTGATCTTGCGATCCGTTCGACTTGCATGTATTAGGCCTGCCGCTAGCGTTCATCCTGAGCCAGGATCAAACTCTCCATCGTAAATATTATGTGTCTCACTTGCGTGAGACTGTCTTGTTCAACCGACGACCGAAGTCGTATGATTGAGTTATCGTGTGCTGACCGTTTGTCAAAGAACTTGGCGCCAGACCCGTTGGTCGAAGCGTTGTCGAGAAGCGATTACCCGTGGGCAGTTGATCTCGTCGTGTTTGGGAGTGCAAAGGTACGCTGCGTTTTCCCGATTGTCAAGTAAAAAGTGAAAATAAATTTTTGTTTTGTTTTCGTTCTTTTTACCCGTAATGCACTGATCGACAAGTGATTAGCTTTATTTTTCAGTGTGTTCCCGTTGTTTGGGAGTGCAAAGGTAATTGACTGTTTTGAGTTTGTCAAGTAAATCTGAAAATAAATTTTATCGTTGATTGTCAGACCCTTACACCTAATCGATTGATTGTCAGCAGCTTTCGCGTTTGCTTTCAACTGATTTCCCTGATTTGGGACTGCAAAGGTAGGCCACTTTAGGGGGTTTGTCAAGGCCTGGGTTGAAAATAGCGGGGGAGTCACCAACGAATCGTTGGTAACTCCCCCCTTTTCAGCCACTTACACCACTGAACTATTTTAAACTTTTTTCAGAAGGTGATTCTTTTTCCCTTTTGAAACCAAAACATAGCGGTCCTGGAGCCATTCTAACGCAACCGAAGCCGCCGGATCAGACACTTTCGTTTTATTTATACTGACTGCATTTTGTGTAATCGCCCGCCTGGCTTCACCTTTTGATGCATATACTTCACCTCTACTGGCAACTGAAAGTAAATCCGTAATGTCTTTACTATTGGCCAATTCATCGGAAGTTATTTCAGTTTGAGGAACACCTTCAAAAATAACGTCGAACTCGTCGGCCTGGATGGATCGAAGCATGTCGAGCGTTGCCTTTCCATACAACACTTCGGAAGCCTTTACGGCCAAATCATATCCCGCCTGCGAATGAATACGGATGGTTACGTCCTTTGCAATCGCTTTTTGCAGGATTCGTAGATGCGGTGCTTCTGCATGCTGACGTTCCAGCTCTTCAATTTCTTCGCGCGATAGAAGCGTAAAGACGCGAATCAGACGCGGACAATCGGCATCAGTCGTATTCAGCCAAAACTGGTAGAACTGGTAAGGTGATGTTAAAGCTGGGTCAAGCCAGACATTACCGCTTTCTGACTTCCCGAATTTAGTGCCATCGGCTTTGGTCACCAGGGGGGTGGTCAAGGCATACGCCAGATGCTCCTCCGAATGGCCTGCCGCACCACCCTCTTTTCTACGGATTAGTTCTGTACCCGTGGTTATATTTCCCCATTGGTCAGAGCCTCCCATCTGTAGGCGAACATTCTTATTTTTATATAACCAGTAAAAGTCGTAACCCTGCAATAACTGGTATGAGAATTCGGTGAATGAAATACCCGTTTCGAGTCGCTTCTTCACCGAATCCTTCGCCATCATGTAATTGACGGTAATGTGTTTTCCTGCTTCGCGGAGGAATCCCAAAAACGAAATTTCCTTGAACCAGTCGTAATTGTTAACCATTTCAGCCGAATTGGTTCCGCTTTCGAAATCAAGAAATTTGCTCAATTGCGCCCGTATTCCTTCCTGATTTCGGCGTAACGTCTCTTCAGATAAAAACTCGCGTTCGGCAGCTTTACCCGATGGATCGCCAATCATACCGGTGGCTCCGCCAACCAGCGCAAAGGGTTTGTGACCGGCCCGCTGAAGATGGACGAGCAACATCACGGTAGCAAGATTCCCGATATGGAGCGATGCGGCTGTTGGGTCAAAGCCAATATAGCCCGCCGTCATTTCTTTCTGGAGTTGTTCTTCAGTGCCAGGGGTCATGTCGTTCAACATACCCCGCCAGCGGAGTTCTTCGATAAAGTTCATAAGAGAGTGAAATCGTACCGCCGAAGCGGTGTGCAAGAGTGAAAGAGCGGTTTGAGAAGGCGTCAATTGTTCGCACTGGCGCACTTTCGTTCTTTAAAGGTTGCAAAATTAGTGTTTTACGGCAAAAGCAATGACGAGTCGCCATAACTCAGGAAGCGATAATCGTTGTCGAGTGCTTCCTTATATACTTGTTTCCAGTCGTTCCCAATCAGTGCGGCTATAAGCAGAATCAGTGTCGAGCCAGGCTGGTGGAAATTCGTCACAATTCCTTTACACAGTTTGAACCTGTAACCAGGGGTGATGTAGATGCCGGTATGGGCAACAATCGTTTCCTGATTTGTAACCATCAGGTAGCTCAGAACAGCCTGAAGCGCTTCCTCAACGATTGGTTGCTGATCTGGCGTAAGTTGGTAAGCATAATGCTGGTCGAGGGAAAACGGTTCGGGATTGTTTGCCAACAATTTTGCGCCCATCCAGTATAAACTCTCCAGGGCTCTCATTGAGGTCGTACCGACAGCAATCACCGAATCGAGATGACCTAACAGATTTCGTAGATTCGTCTGGGTATATACAACCTGCTCCGTATGCATGTGATGCTGAAGAACATTAACTGTTTTTATTGGCTGGAAGGTGCCCGCACCCACGTGCAATGTCAGGTAGTCATGCTCAATACGGCGTTTGGCGAGTTGGTCGAATACGTCAGTCGTGAAATGCAATCCGGCGGTTGGCGCAGCGACAGCTCCCTCCTGCTTTGAGTATACGGTTTGATACGTATCCCGATCAGTATCGGTCGCGTCGCGTTTCAGATAGGGCGGTAACGGAATTTCACCCGCGTACTGAATGATCTGAGCAAATGTAAATTCGGCTGGTTGCCAGAGTAATTGAACAGCCGACTGCTCGTAATCATACCAACTGGCCGAAAGTACTACACTTCCGCTTGGCGTTTCAAGCGTCATTTCGAGTATTTCGGTAGGTCGCCAGCGTTTCCGGTTGCCGACCATTCCCTGCCAGATAGCCTCGCCAGTCGCTTCCATTGCCAGAGTAAGGGGTAGTGCCCCCGTTTCGGAATTTCCGGAGAATGGATTCAGCAAAAAAAGCTCGATGAGCGCACCAGTGGGTTTCGTAAAATGCAGCCGTGCCGGAATGACCTTTGTATTATTGAATACAAGAAAGCTATCGGCAGGTAGTAAATCAGGCAGGTTGGCAAACCGGTCATGACTGATCTGCCCCTTTCGATAAACGAGTAGTTTCGATGCATCGCGCTGAGGTAACGGAAAACGAGCAATACGGTCGTCGGGGAGATCGTACTGAAACTGACTCAGCAATAATTCTTTTTGTTCAGTCATCGTCACCCGGTTTCATGAACAAACGAATCGGTAAGGCGACCAATACAATAACCAGAATAGCCGTACTGAGTGGCAAAAGCCAGGCATAATCAACGGCTTTAATGGCGCGGTCAGAGCGATTAACCAGCGACAGAACGATCAGCTCCAAGGCCAGGACCGTATTGATGGCCGCCATGAGTGCGTAGAACCAATTGCTGAAAACTTCGTTTAATTGCGAACGATGTGTGGCCCAAACTGCTTGATTGGGAACAGGGATACTAGCTGTTGGAAGACGAAGAAACAATCGGGAAATAGCTCTAATCATTGTGTTGTTGATCAGAAAGATGGCAACGGCAATGTAAAAGATCGTTTCACGATCAATGGTTTGAAGAGGCTGGTTTGAATCGTCGAAACGAACGACAACTTCGCCGGGATACGAGATATAGCTGTTAAAAAGTGCGAACAATAATCCGAGAATGGACATAATACGCCAGGTCCGGACAAAAAAGATACTTGCTTTCATCTAAAAAGAGTAATAGAGCGGACGAATGAACAAGCCCATAACTCATTCCCTGCAATCAGCTCGTTAAAATCAGGGCGCAAAGGTACGGCCCGAATGGGAAAATCTGTTAGTTTAGCTACCTCACTCAGTATATTATATGAATTACACAATGCGCTTATTGAACACGATCCCTGCTCCAGTGGCAGCGTTGCTCGTTCAACGTTCGTTGTGGCATTCGTTATGTCAAGATGAAGATTTACACAAAAACGGGCGATAAAGGTCAGACTGGCCTGATTGGAGGGCGTCGGGTGAGCAAGGCCGATTTACGCATTGATGCATACGGCACAGTCGATGAACTGAACTCCTGGATTGGCCTGGTACGCGATCAGCCCATCAATACCAGCC
This window harbors:
- the tyrS gene encoding tyrosine--tRNA ligase — protein: MNFIEELRWRGMLNDMTPGTEEQLQKEMTAGYIGFDPTAASLHIGNLATVMLLVHLQRAGHKPFALVGGATGMIGDPSGKAAEREFLSEETLRRNQEGIRAQLSKFLDFESGTNSAEMVNNYDWFKEISFLGFLREAGKHITVNYMMAKDSVKKRLETGISFTEFSYQLLQGYDFYWLYKNKNVRLQMGGSDQWGNITTGTELIRRKEGGAAGHSEEHLAYALTTPLVTKADGTKFGKSESGNVWLDPALTSPYQFYQFWLNTTDADCPRLIRVFTLLSREEIEELERQHAEAPHLRILQKAIAKDVTIRIHSQAGYDLAVKASEVLYGKATLDMLRSIQADEFDVIFEGVPQTEITSDELANSKDITDLLSVASRGEVYASKGEARRAITQNAVSINKTKVSDPAASVALEWLQDRYVLVSKGKKNHLLKKV
- a CDS encoding S-adenosylmethionine:tRNA ribosyltransferase-isomerase, which produces MTEQKELLLSQFQYDLPDDRIARFPLPQRDASKLLVYRKGQISHDRFANLPDLLPADSFLVFNNTKVIPARLHFTKPTGALIELFLLNPFSGNSETGALPLTLAMEATGEAIWQGMVGNRKRWRPTEILEMTLETPSGSVVLSASWYDYEQSAVQLLWQPAEFTFAQIIQYAGEIPLPPYLKRDATDTDRDTYQTVYSKQEGAVAAPTAGLHFTTDVFDQLAKRRIEHDYLTLHVGAGTFQPIKTVNVLQHHMHTEQVVYTQTNLRNLLGHLDSVIAVGTTSMRALESLYWMGAKLLANNPEPFSLDQHYAYQLTPDQQPIVEEALQAVLSYLMVTNQETIVAHTGIYITPGYRFKLCKGIVTNFHQPGSTLILLIAALIGNDWKQVYKEALDNDYRFLSYGDSSLLLP